A region from the Arthrobacter gengyunqii genome encodes:
- a CDS encoding signal peptidase I: MSGRRKAEVKASPLGFIGTGVSYVALCLAALAALALVVVPMLTGSQTYSVLTSSMAPKYAPGTFLVVKPVPFEELKVGDIITYQIESGSPAVITHRITSVLSEQSGEIVFITKGDNNDVEDELPVREVQVKGKLFYAVPFVGFVANGLGNSDRGAMAQWGAVALMGYGVIALVRGALAKKRTDSEALDDNHTADDDPFVFPDFGPVDGQSDQHGFDDPVLTDCDGCDHDHSRDERDSHRHRFETRKHASV, encoded by the coding sequence ATGAGCGGTCGCAGGAAAGCGGAAGTCAAAGCCAGCCCCCTGGGCTTCATCGGCACCGGCGTCAGCTATGTTGCCCTTTGTCTCGCCGCTCTCGCCGCCCTTGCTCTTGTGGTTGTTCCGATGCTCACCGGGTCCCAGACCTACAGCGTTCTCACCAGCTCCATGGCTCCGAAGTACGCCCCGGGCACCTTCCTGGTGGTCAAGCCCGTACCTTTCGAAGAGCTGAAGGTGGGCGACATCATTACGTACCAGATTGAGTCCGGCTCTCCGGCTGTGATCACCCACCGCATCACGTCCGTCCTGTCAGAACAGAGCGGCGAGATTGTGTTCATCACGAAGGGCGACAACAACGACGTTGAAGATGAACTGCCCGTGCGGGAAGTCCAGGTCAAGGGAAAGCTCTTCTATGCCGTACCGTTTGTGGGCTTTGTTGCCAACGGCCTCGGAAACTCTGACCGAGGTGCCATGGCCCAGTGGGGCGCCGTTGCCCTCATGGGATACGGCGTGATTGCCCTGGTCCGCGGGGCGCTCGCCAAGAAGCGCACCGACAGCGAGGCCCTCGACGACAACCACACGGCCGACGACGATCCGTTCGTTTTCCCGGACTTTGGCCCGGTTGACGGCCAGTCAGATCAACACGGTTTCGACGATCCCGTACTGACGGACTGCGACGGCTGCGACCACGACCATTCCCGCGATGAGCGGGATAGCCACCGGCACCGCTTTGAAACACGGAAGCACGCATCCGTCTAA
- the nhaA gene encoding Na+/H+ antiporter NhaA: MAPDPQNHPAGRPVPPERPGGTVLARSSYPEFLRIAAVLRKETVGGVLLLIATVAALIWANSPASDSYFALRDFEFGYEPWHLKLSVGAWAADGLLALFFFLVGLELKYEFVAGDLRQISKAIVPVAAAAGGVVVPALIYAGINAATGSDGLRGWAIPTATDIAFALAVLAVISSHLPSALRIFLLTLAVVDDLIAITIIAFFYSEDVHPIYLLIMLAPLALFLYLAQTKRRFFADRPAAAWLILLPVGVAVWALMHASGVHATVAGVLLGFCVPVLRRGTDGKPAQPQPGKPGLAEIFEHRFRPVSTGFAVPVFAFFSAGVVIGGFDGLGAALTDPVAVGILAGLVLGKPLGILATTWVVTAATRARLDSSVKWIDLLGIGILAGIGFTVSLLVNDLSFDPGSEHNDHAKVAILAASVTAALLAAVLLRIRNRHYRLVVEEETADADRDGIPDVYDDDDDGGR; the protein is encoded by the coding sequence ATGGCACCGGATCCGCAGAACCACCCCGCCGGCCGGCCCGTGCCGCCCGAACGTCCGGGCGGCACGGTGCTGGCCCGCTCCAGCTACCCGGAGTTCCTGCGCATCGCAGCGGTCCTGCGCAAGGAAACCGTCGGCGGGGTGCTGCTGCTGATCGCCACGGTGGCGGCGCTCATCTGGGCCAACTCCCCGGCGTCGGACTCCTACTTTGCTCTGCGCGACTTCGAGTTCGGCTACGAACCCTGGCACCTGAAACTGAGCGTGGGCGCCTGGGCCGCCGACGGACTGCTGGCCCTCTTCTTCTTCCTGGTGGGGCTGGAACTCAAGTACGAATTCGTGGCCGGCGACCTGCGCCAGATCAGCAAGGCGATTGTGCCCGTGGCCGCGGCGGCGGGCGGCGTCGTCGTTCCCGCCCTGATCTATGCGGGGATCAACGCCGCCACCGGCTCCGACGGGCTGCGCGGCTGGGCCATTCCCACCGCCACCGACATCGCGTTTGCGCTGGCCGTGCTGGCGGTGATCAGTTCGCACCTGCCCTCGGCGCTGCGGATCTTCCTGCTCACCCTGGCCGTAGTGGATGACCTGATTGCCATCACCATCATTGCGTTCTTCTACTCCGAAGACGTGCATCCGATCTACCTGCTGATCATGCTCGCCCCGCTGGCGCTGTTCCTGTATCTCGCGCAGACCAAGCGGCGGTTCTTCGCGGACCGCCCCGCGGCCGCCTGGCTGATCCTGCTGCCCGTGGGGGTGGCGGTGTGGGCGCTGATGCATGCCTCGGGCGTACACGCCACCGTGGCCGGCGTGCTGCTGGGCTTCTGCGTTCCGGTGCTGCGCCGCGGCACGGACGGCAAACCGGCGCAGCCGCAGCCGGGCAAACCGGGCCTGGCTGAGATCTTCGAGCACCGCTTCCGTCCGGTTTCCACCGGTTTTGCGGTGCCCGTGTTTGCGTTCTTCTCGGCCGGTGTCGTGATCGGCGGGTTTGACGGGCTGGGCGCGGCGCTCACCGATCCGGTGGCGGTCGGGATTCTGGCGGGTCTGGTGCTGGGCAAACCACTGGGCATCCTGGCCACCACCTGGGTGGTCACCGCCGCCACCCGGGCCCGGCTGGATTCCAGCGTGAAATGGATCGACCTGCTCGGGATCGGCATCCTCGCCGGGATCGGTTTCACCGTGTCCCTGCTGGTCAACGACCTCAGCTTCGACCCCGGCAGCGAGCACAATGACCACGCGAAGGTTGCCATTCTGGCGGCGTCCGTCACGGCAGCGCTGCTGGCGGCCGTCCTGCTGCGGATCCGCAACCGGCACTACCGGCTGGTGGTGGAAGAAGAGACGGCCGACGCGGACCGGGACGGGATTCCGGATGTGTATGACGACGACGACGACGGCGGACGCTAG
- a CDS encoding SCO4848 family membrane protein: protein MDNGIVLPTALAVILIIAGLWSLIVWPPYLIEAYKSPKARDEKGAPTRYLTVNLMKVSTSMVFGLVTIIVGFRALMG from the coding sequence GTGGATAACGGCATCGTCCTGCCCACCGCGCTGGCGGTCATCCTCATCATTGCCGGACTCTGGAGCCTGATCGTCTGGCCGCCGTACCTGATTGAGGCGTACAAGAGCCCCAAGGCACGGGATGAAAAGGGTGCACCCACCCGGTACCTGACCGTGAACCTGATGAAGGTCTCCACCTCCATGGTCTTTGGCCTGGTCACCATCATCGTAGGTTTCCGCGCCCTGATGGGCTGA
- a CDS encoding DUF2505 domain-containing protein, with translation MALNASTTLSHDVRTVTDTFANEDFLRSVSAHVGGSLVSATVDGDTAGAFVLTAVRTLPTDRLPDIAKKFVGATLTVTQKENWAAPAADGSREASIELSVGGVPLKVNATQRLVAVGEGTRVDVDGKVSSSIPFLGDKIAKQAEPMIGKALTIQAGQAGKWIESRKA, from the coding sequence ATGGCCCTGAACGCCTCGACCACCCTGTCACACGACGTCCGCACGGTTACCGACACGTTTGCGAACGAGGATTTCCTGCGCAGCGTGAGCGCACACGTGGGCGGGTCCCTGGTGTCGGCCACTGTGGACGGCGACACGGCCGGAGCGTTTGTCCTGACCGCCGTCCGCACCCTGCCCACCGACCGGCTGCCGGACATCGCCAAGAAGTTTGTCGGCGCCACCCTGACCGTGACGCAGAAGGAGAACTGGGCAGCTCCGGCTGCCGACGGCTCCCGCGAGGCCAGCATCGAGCTCTCCGTGGGCGGCGTTCCGCTGAAGGTCAACGCCACGCAGCGCCTGGTCGCCGTCGGCGAAGGCACCCGCGTGGACGTGGATGGCAAGGTCAGCTCCTCCATCCCGTTCCTGGGCGACAAGATTGCCAAGCAGGCCGAGCCGATGATCGGCAAGGCCCTGACCATCCAGGCCGGCCAGGCCGGCAAGTGGATCGAAAGCCGCAAGGCCTGA